In Arachis stenosperma cultivar V10309 chromosome 1, arast.V10309.gnm1.PFL2, whole genome shotgun sequence, one DNA window encodes the following:
- the LOC130961307 gene encoding uncharacterized protein LOC130961307, with protein sequence MTGEAVNPKAYPLADAQLTITILDLVQQAANYKQLKKGANEATKTLNRGISEFVVMAADTEPLEILLHLPLLAEDKNVPYVFVPSKQALGRACGVTRPVIACSVTTNEGSQLKSQIQQLKDAIEKLLI encoded by the exons ATG ACAGGAGAAGCTGTGAACCCGAAAGCTTACCCTTTGGCAGATGCTCAACTCACCATAACCATACTCGATCTTGTTCAGCAAGCTGCCAACTACAAACAGCTCAAAAAGGGTGCTAATGaag CCACTAAGACCCTGAACAGGGGTATTTCGGAGTTTGTTGTTATGGCGGCTGATACTGAGCCGCTTGAGATTCTCCTCCACCTTCCTCTTCTTGCTGAGGATAAG AACGTTCCCTATGTCTTTGTCCCATCAAAACAAGCACTTGGGCGAGCTTGTGGTGTCACCCGGCCAGTGATTGCATGTTCTGTGACAACAAATGAAGGAAGTCAGTTGAAATCACAGATACAGCAACTAAAG GATGCTATTGAGAAGCTGTTGATCTAA